The genomic interval CCTGGCAAGTAGAAATGAAGATCAGAATGCTTCTGCCTAATTACTGGcttctgctgctgaaaatccCCTGGATCCAGACCCTCTTTACACCGTATTGCTCTGCAGTGCCTGCCTTAAGCTCTTCCTAGGAATGGCACCGTTAGAAGGGTTCTGCTGTTACCTTCTTTCATGCCCGACTCCTGTGTGTCTCCgaagaaggaaaagtgaaagcacTCGACTCCTGAGCTACGTCGTTCGCAGGCAAAGGTCCCAGATGGTCAGCTGGGACAGAGTCCTGCGCATCCTCTTTGTCCCAAGGGTATGTCCTcagtgttttctggtttgttctttGAAGGTCCAAACAAGTCTTttaaatcagcagcaatgtcGTAATAGATTTCTTCAGACACTTGAGGCAGTGTCtcactctcttctttcttcttccttttggctTTCCTGAAATCAGATTGTTCAAGGATAGCAACACAGCACATGTCCTTTCCAAAGACAGCTTCCCTAAGAGCCACCTTGCTCTTCTGTCTCCCTAAACGTATCCAAGCCCATTAAGGAGTGGTTCACTATCAAGGGGAAGCAGTGGGGAAACATCTGAGGTTTGAGTCTAAAGGCAGGAGCAAGTGTCCTTTTTAATTAGCCACCCCCTTAAGTGACTTTTCACTTAATAGGTGGTAACATAGAAATCAGGTATTTAGCACAGATTCCTGCCAATAGCAATGTCAAGAGTTAATACACTTTTCTCAGAGACCTGCAAATCTCAAGGTCCCTGTATTGAGCTTCCTCACCTTCACTTACGGCAGAGAGCAGACGGactagaaagaaaagatgacactACATGCTGCTTTTCGAGGCCTGAgttgaggcccgacgtcgctggcgggagCGGTTGCTCCTGGTGGATGTCTCCGACAATGTCACCCTACGCCTGGgcgtctcagcccttggtgctgtcctGCGGCTGctgtcacggcgactcctcgaccgcacCGGTGAatttgaggcccgacgtcgctggcgggtgcggctgcgtctgggggatgtctccgatggtgtccttctgtgcctgggcctctcagcccttggtgctgtgctctggctcctgtcacggcgactcctcgaccgggcaggtggatttgaggcccgacgtcgctggcgggagCGGTTGCTCCTGGTGGATGTCCCTGATGCTGTCTCCCTTGGCCTGGgcgtctcagcccttggtgctgtgctctggctcctgtcacggcgactcctcgaccgcaccggtggatttgaggcccgacgtcgctggcgggtgcggctgcgtctgggggatgtctccgatggtgtccttctgtgcctgggcctctcagcccttggtgctgtgctctggctcctgtcacggcgactcctcgaccgggcaggtggatttgaggcccgacgtcgctggcgggagcggctgcgtctgggggatgtctccgatggtgtccttctgtgcctgggcctctcagcccttggtgctgtgctctggctcctgtcacggcgactcctcgatcggacaggtggatttgaggcccaGCTTTGCCGGCGAGAGCGATTTCGCCTGCGGTCAGACCCAGAGCTTCTGGAATGGCTGGTGTCTGATGACCTTGATGTCACCTCACTCTccatgcaggggctgctgctctccagcgaGGAAGATTGCAGCAGCTGCCCCATTGGTGCATGTTGGACGCTGCTGCGTTTGCTGGTCTCTGGAGATGGAGACAGGGGAGGCACACCCGATGGTGCCAGGATGCCAGAGTTGGGGCTGATGGCCTCGGATTGTGCAGAGCCATGGGAAGGCTCCAATCCATGGGAAGGTTCCAATCCTGACtgtccagccaggctggggacattGAGCTCCAGTTCATCCCTGGGGGCATAGAGCTCCGGCTCATCCCTGGGGGCTGTAAGGGGAAGAAGGAATGAGAGGGGCCCAGCAggcctgggccaggccaggccagtgcggtgcccccagccctccaggagcggacaggctctgccaagcccagccttggcactgaccccagcccagggccacgCAGCTGCGTTGCCTCATACCTGTGCCCAGATCAGCACAGCTGTCGCACTCCCAGCTGGGTGTGTCGTTTCTGAGGCCAGAGCAGCGCCTGTGGGtgccctcagcagcacaggaggagcaCAGGAGCAGTTCCCAGGGCCTGGGAAAACAAATGGTTTCATGGCACTGAGGACAAAGCGTCCACAGCTCGGGATTGTCCGGctgagctcttcttctggctccTTCTGCTTCGAGCCCTTGCCAAGACACAggttccctgcagagccctggggtgcAGCTGCCCAACTTacccctcttcctctgcctcctccctgcctcctggataaAGGCACTTCCTGGCATTGCACTGGCTGTGCCTGTCTCCTAATTCTGCAAAGGCATCGTTGTCCTCCCATGTTGGCTCTCTGATGAGGAAAGGAGAAGCCGATGAGCTCGTGCTGCTCCACCATCCTGGAGGtacaggctgtccctgctcttcctccagtgCTTTTCCAAGTCTTGCGTGAAGCTGAAGCCCAAACTCACgggacagggcagggccaggactgcgggggcaggccctggcacagcagctgccccctcctgtgttGTGAGCCAGGCAGAAGGACACCGACCTGAAGGGGATTCGGATCCCCATGATGAACATTTGGACAAGAAACTCATCATCGTCTCTGCAGAGGGGGCACTGGAAGTACAATGCACCAGCGCGCAaggcctgtccctgcagggcaaacagcagcagtgtgagcaaggccctggtgctgctgagcacctgctgtgccccggggctgcgggaatgGCTCCTACCTGGATGCAGTCCCTGTGGAACCAGGCCCTTTTGCACGCTGGGCACACCAGTGTTGTGTagctctttctctcctccacAGGCTCCATGCAGATGGGGCATTCGGTGCCCGGCTCCGGAATCACCGTCACATCCTGTTCTGGGGAGTGCTCAGGGCAGTAGGCcctgggggaaaagggatgggcaAAGTGAGACGTGCTGGGTCCTTCTGCAGGGGTGGCCAGAACGGGAGAGGACGTACCTGTATGGGGTTATGTAGTTAGTCACACAGTGACCCtccttggcacagggcaggtggAACCATCTGTCGCAGTCTTTGTGACAGCACATGATGGTGGCCCCAGTCTCCCCACAGacgcagcagtgctggaaagagCCAAGCAGCCCCATCAGAGGCAGCCTCGGgcctccccaggcagccccacGGCTCCGGGCAGGGCGCAGGACTGTGGCCGCTGCTGGGTCTCAGCCCACAGACCCGCCTGGAGGAAGAggctcctgtgccagagcctctgtggagctgctgggagccagacTTTTGTCCCACAGCTGGTGGGAAGGGCCGGCCTTTCTTTTGTGGGGTCTGGGCTAAGCCCTGGCAAACCTCGCCTGGCACAAGCCTCCCTGCTCTTGTCAGGCTCTCACCTGCTGAGCCGCCCGGCTGACTGCAAGTTGGATATCGCGAGGGCGAAACCCCTTGAGTCCAATCCGATCACTGTCTTGTTGAAAAATGAGGCTGGCGAAATTctgtggcaaaggcagggagctgATGAGGAGAgagtggcaggggctgcccactgcagtgctggagagaggctcagCGCAGCTCACCAGGCAG from Aphelocoma coerulescens isolate FSJ_1873_10779 chromosome 12, UR_Acoe_1.0, whole genome shotgun sequence carries:
- the LOC138117758 gene encoding G2/M phase-specific E3 ubiquitin-protein ligase-like, translating into MAEGKQEAPDAREPACLLCRRAEADPDICGDKWEKHGLCAHVFCLNFASLIFQQDSDRIGLKGFRPRDIQLAVSRAAQQHCCVCGETGATIMCCHKDCDRWFHLPCAKEGHCVTNYITPYRAYCPEHSPEQDVTVIPEPGTECPICMEPVEERKSYTTLVCPACKRAWFHRDCIQGQALRAGALYFQCPLCRDDDEFLVQMFIMGIRIPFRSPTWEDNDAFAELGDRHSQCNARKCLYPGGREEAEEEGPWELLLCSSCAAEGTHRRCSGLRNDTPSWECDSCADLGTAPRDEPELYAPRDELELNVPSLAGQSGLEPSHGLEPSHGSAQSEAISPNSGILAPSGVPPLSPSPETSKRSSVQHAPMGQLLQSSSLESSSPCMESEVTSRSSDTSHSRSSGSDRRRNRSRRQSWASNPPVRSRSRRDRSQSTAPRAERPRHRRTPSETSPRRSRSRQRRRASNPPARSRSRRDRSQSTAPRAERPRHRRTPSETSPRRSRTRQRRRASNPPVRSRSRRDRSQSTAPRAETPRPRETASGTSTRSNRSRQRRRASNPPARSRSRRRQKSKVALREAVFGKDMCCVAILEQSDFRKAKRKKKEESETLPQVSEEIYYDIAADLKDLFGPSKNKPENTEDIPLGQRGCAGLCPS